In Bactrocera oleae isolate idBacOlea1 chromosome 3, idBacOlea1, whole genome shotgun sequence, a genomic segment contains:
- the KdelR gene encoding ER lumen protein-retaining receptor: MNIFRLAGDLSHVVAIIILLLKIWKTRSCAGISGKSQILFALVYLTRYLDLFTTYVSLYNSVMKVLFLSASGTTLYLMYGKFRGTYDHNHDTFRIEFLLVPCGLLSLIINHEFTLMEILWTFSIYLESVAILPQLFMVSKTGEAESITSHYLFALGSYRALYLLNWIHRYIAETHYDLIAIFAGIVQTILYCDFFYLYITKVLKGKKLQLPA; this comes from the coding sequence atgaatatttttcgcTTAGCCGGTGATTTGTCACACGTAGTGGCTATAATCATATTATTgctaaaaatttggaaaactcGCTCCTGCGCAGGAATATCTGGAAAATCTCAAATTCTGTTTGCATTGGTTTATTTAACGCGTTACTTGGATTTGTTTACTACTTATGTTAGCCTTTACAATTCTGTGATGAAGGTTTTATTCCTTTCGGCGTCTGGGACAACATTATATTTGATGTATGGAAAATTCAGAGGAACTTACGACCATAATCATGATACTTTTCGCATTGAGTTTCTACTTGTTCCGTGTGGCTTACTCTCATTGATCATTAATCATGAATTTACTTTAATGGAAATTCTGTGGACGTTTTCAATATATTTGGAATCTGTAGCTATCCTTCCACAGCTGTTTATGGTTAGCAAAACCGGGGAAGCTGAATCAATTACTAGTCACTATCTGTTTGCTCTTGGTTCATATCGGGctctttatttattaaactgGATTCATAGATACATTGCGGAAACTCATTACGATTTGATTGCGATATTTGCAGGAATAGTACAAACTATTTTATActgcgattttttttatttgtatataactaAAGTACTAAAAGGAAAAAAGTTGCAGTTACCGGCATAA